The genomic window CGTCTGAGGCCGCCGCCTCCTCAGTCCGCCGGACCGGCGCGCAGCGCCTCGGCCTCGGCCAGCGCCGCCGGGGAGAGCGGACGGCGGTCCCTGCCGCCCTGGCAGGCCGGTACCTCGGCCCGCGGCAGGCGTGCGGGACGTTCCAGGGCGTCCCGGGCGATCGCGTGGTCGCGGTCGACCACCGTCAGACCTGCTCCCGGCGGGGCCAGGGTGTGGCGGGCGATGACCGCTCCGTTCAGCGTCGCGATCGACAGGTGCGGCTTGTCCAAGCGCTGGCGGACCTCCACCAGGGCGCCGGCCAGGTCGACATGGACCGCGTAGAAACTGCCGCGGAAGGACACCAGCCCCTGGGGGCTGACGATGCGGCTGACGCACACGCTGGCGGGAAACGGCAGGGTCGGCAGATCCATCAGCGTTCGCGCCGGAGCGGCGGGGGCACCGGACGTCGCACGCGTACCGTTCGCGCCCCGGTGGCGACGGTCCGTCCGCGCCGCGAGCCGGTCGAGCTCCTCCTGGGCGGCCTGCAGGCCCGCGCCGTGCGCGGCGGAGCTCCACCAGGACCGGAGCACCGCATCGCGGTCCGCGTCGGCCGCCATGGCGGCCTCTGTGGCGGCCTCTGTGGCGGGGGCGAGGTCGACCACCGCGCCGTAGTACCTCGCCACCTCTGCGAAGGCGGGCGTCACCCGCCCGTTCACCGCGCAGCAGGCGGCCGTCGACCGGTCGAGCCGCCAGCGGGGCGCGGTGCCGCCCAGCCCCCGCATCACCTGGTCGACGGCCGCGACGAGTTGGGCGAGGTCCCGGCTCTCGGCCAGCACCGCGCGCCAGCGGCCCGAGCTCGCCAGCGAGCCCGTCAGCAGGTGGAGACGGCCGCCGCACCCCCACTCCGTGGGGGGATCGGCCAGCTCCAGCCAGGCGAACCGGATCTCGTCGTCCGACCGCTCCGGTGCGGGTGTCCCGGCGGGGGACATACCCGGGCCGCACCACCGGCAGGGCGGGCGCACCCGGTGCTTGCGGATGGCGCGGGTGAGGGTGGAATAGCCACCCGAATAGCCCAGCTCGACGAGCTCCGCCAGCAGCGCCGTCGCCGCAAGGTGCGGCTCATCGGCCAGGCGCTGGCGGCAGTAGGGCAGGAAGCGCTGGGTCACGTCGTGAGCGGGGCTGCGGACCCCTGCGACCCGTCTGCCGCCCAGGTACGCCCTCAGCGTTTTGCGGTCACGCCCCAGGTGCCGGGCGATCGCGGAGATCGACCACCCGACGCGGCGCAGTTCCCGCGCTTCCGCGTATTCCTTCCTGGTGAGCATTCCAGACCCCCTTCAAGCCGGACCCGAGAATCGTGCCGAGTGCAAGTTGATGGCGGACGCCCTGACGAGGC from Kitasatospora sp. NBC_01250 includes these protein-coding regions:
- a CDS encoding Mu transposase domain-containing protein codes for the protein MTQRFLPYCRQRLADEPHLAATALLAELVELGYSGGYSTLTRAIRKHRVRPPCRWCGPGMSPAGTPAPERSDDEIRFAWLELADPPTEWGCGGRLHLLTGSLASSGRWRAVLAESRDLAQLVAAVDQVMRGLGGTAPRWRLDRSTAACCAVNGRVTPAFAEVARYYGAVVDLAPATEAATEAAMAADADRDAVLRSWWSSAAHGAGLQAAQEELDRLAARTDRRHRGANGTRATSGAPAAPARTLMDLPTLPFPASVCVSRIVSPQGLVSFRGSFYAVHVDLAGALVEVRQRLDKPHLSIATLNGAVIARHTLAPPGAGLTVVDRDHAIARDALERPARLPRAEVPACQGGRDRRPLSPAALAEAEALRAGPAD